The following proteins are co-located in the Desulfoscipio sp. XC116 genome:
- a CDS encoding 4-hydroxyphenylacetate 3-hydroxylase family protein: MITSHEYIERLKSMKKNIYMGGELVERVDPRIMPGINVIALTYDLVNHPDYKKTLTATSHITGKAINRFTHMHQSQEDLLKKQEMTRLLTRKSGFCIQRCMGIDAMNALSVATKEIDDAKGTEYHQRFLEYLRYWQEKDITGCCAQTDAKGDRSLRPHQQPDPDLYVRVVEKKKDGIVVRGAKQHITTSSFAEEIVVVPTRALKKEDADYAVAFGIPSDSEGVYIINRASSPRKRNHLNCPLAEHGSSDGFIIFDNVFVPWNRVFMCGEYEFGGRLALLFALFHRHSYTGCKPAVTDIIMGLTALVAEYNGVAKAQHIREKLADLMGVAELVYGAGIAGSINATKSLSGTFVPDPIYCNVGRRHAGENIYHEHEILTEIAGGLPATLPYEDDFFSEQTKPLLDKYMVRKEGITAEDQQRCFRCISDLNCSAFGAVWQYAGVHGGGSPIMETIAILSNYNLELRKNLAKELAGIKY, translated from the coding sequence TTGATTACATCTCACGAATACATCGAAAGATTAAAATCAATGAAAAAAAATATATACATGGGAGGTGAACTGGTAGAACGAGTAGATCCTCGCATTATGCCGGGCATCAATGTAATAGCATTGACTTACGATTTAGTTAATCATCCAGATTATAAAAAAACGCTTACAGCAACATCCCATATAACAGGAAAGGCAATTAACCGTTTTACACATATGCACCAAAGTCAAGAGGATCTTTTAAAGAAACAAGAGATGACCAGACTATTAACTAGAAAATCGGGATTTTGTATTCAGAGGTGCATGGGTATAGATGCCATGAACGCACTTTCCGTAGCAACAAAAGAAATAGACGACGCAAAGGGAACAGAGTATCACCAGCGCTTTTTAGAATATTTGAGGTACTGGCAGGAAAAAGATATAACCGGCTGCTGTGCCCAAACAGACGCTAAAGGTGATCGCTCACTTAGGCCCCATCAGCAGCCCGATCCCGACCTTTACGTCCGCGTAGTAGAGAAGAAAAAAGACGGCATAGTTGTGAGAGGCGCCAAACAGCACATAACTACATCTTCCTTTGCCGAGGAAATAGTGGTGGTACCTACAAGAGCATTAAAGAAAGAAGATGCCGATTATGCGGTAGCATTTGGCATACCGAGTGATAGTGAAGGGGTTTATATCATCAACAGAGCATCATCTCCAAGAAAACGGAACCACTTAAATTGTCCTCTGGCGGAACACGGCAGTTCAGACGGGTTCATCATTTTTGATAATGTTTTCGTGCCTTGGAACAGAGTATTTATGTGTGGAGAATACGAGTTTGGGGGAAGATTGGCTCTATTATTTGCTCTTTTCCATCGACATAGCTATACCGGATGTAAGCCGGCTGTAACAGATATAATAATGGGACTGACGGCTTTGGTGGCTGAGTACAACGGTGTAGCCAAAGCGCAGCATATCCGGGAAAAATTGGCTGATTTGATGGGTGTTGCCGAACTGGTATACGGTGCAGGTATTGCGGGTTCAATAAATGCGACTAAATCCTTATCCGGGACATTTGTACCCGACCCAATTTATTGTAATGTGGGCAGACGGCATGCCGGAGAAAACATCTATCATGAACACGAGATTCTGACGGAAATAGCAGGAGGGCTTCCCGCTACTCTTCCCTATGAAGATGATTTTTTCAGTGAGCAAACAAAACCATTGTTGGACAAGTATATGGTTAGAAAGGAAGGGATAACAGCGGAGGATCAGCAGCGTTGCTTCCGGTGCATCAGTGACCTGAATTGTTCTGCTTTTGGGGCTGTGTGGCAGTATGCCGGCGTGCATGGCGGAGGCTCTCCAATTATGGAAACCATAGCTATATTGTCGAACTATAACCTGGAATTGCGCAAGAATTTGGCTAAAGAGCTGGCAGGGATAAAATACTAA
- a CDS encoding Spy/CpxP family protein refolding chaperone produces MQKKILLLTVALLLVFGIVQVAAAAGVGWCDGPRMLNNCNRAGFAEALNLTDQQIAKMREINQNTYTQTRELRIKLMDSMHELKQLQLQKNPDKTQVDAKIKEINDLREKIKGIAQQSREQCRSLLTPEQQAKMNELKGKKGSGFRGGPGAGNTQ; encoded by the coding sequence ATGCAGAAGAAAATATTGCTTTTAACCGTTGCATTACTTTTGGTATTTGGCATTGTCCAGGTAGCTGCGGCTGCCGGTGTCGGTTGGTGTGACGGCCCGCGTATGCTGAATAATTGTAACCGGGCCGGCTTTGCGGAAGCTTTAAATCTTACCGACCAGCAAATTGCTAAAATGCGGGAAATTAATCAAAACACCTATACCCAAACCCGTGAGCTGCGCATTAAGTTGATGGATAGTATGCATGAATTAAAACAGCTGCAGCTGCAGAAAAACCCGGACAAAACTCAGGTAGACGCCAAGATCAAGGAAATAAATGATCTGCGTGAAAAAATCAAAGGCATTGCTCAGCAGAGCAGGGAGCAGTGCCGGTCTTTACTCACTCCGGAGCAGCAGGCCAAGATGAACGAGCTTAAAGGTAAAAAAGGCTCCGGTTTCAGGGGCGGTCCGGGAGCCGGTAATACGCAGTAA
- a CDS encoding phosphate ABC transporter substrate-binding protein, which yields MIKKAKLISVLCGLALLAAVVAGCGGQAGQQGEQGQEEEQGGAKGSITAVGSSALQPLVEEAAAQFMAGNTEAQIVVQGGGSGTGLSQVASGAANIGNSDVFAEEKLTAEEAAQLVDHKVCVVGMAAVVNPDITVEDVTQQQLIDIFTGKITNWKELGGPDVKVQLVNRPSSSGTRATFKAFALKGAEEAKGIEQDSSGTVRQIINETPGAIGYLALSYLDDSVKTLKLDGVEANQENICTGKYPVWAYEHMYTKGEPTGLAKDFLDQMLSDEVQNNLVVELGYIPATEMKVERDAQGNVSNI from the coding sequence ATTAAGAAAGCAAAATTGATCAGCGTACTATGTGGTTTGGCACTGTTGGCAGCCGTGGTGGCGGGCTGTGGCGGACAGGCCGGTCAGCAGGGTGAACAGGGCCAGGAAGAGGAGCAGGGCGGTGCAAAGGGTTCTATCACAGCGGTGGGCTCATCCGCACTGCAGCCGTTGGTTGAAGAAGCGGCGGCTCAGTTCATGGCTGGTAACACCGAAGCACAAATTGTCGTGCAGGGCGGCGGCAGCGGCACCGGCTTAAGCCAGGTGGCCTCGGGCGCGGCTAATATCGGTAACTCCGACGTATTTGCGGAAGAAAAGCTAACTGCTGAAGAAGCGGCTCAGCTGGTGGATCATAAGGTTTGCGTAGTGGGTATGGCCGCGGTGGTTAACCCCGATATAACAGTAGAAGATGTAACCCAGCAGCAGTTAATTGATATTTTCACCGGTAAAATTACTAACTGGAAAGAACTGGGCGGACCCGATGTGAAAGTTCAGCTGGTCAACCGTCCCAGCAGTTCCGGCACCCGGGCCACCTTCAAAGCTTTTGCCTTGAAAGGTGCTGAAGAAGCTAAAGGTATTGAACAGGATTCCTCAGGTACCGTCCGTCAGATTATCAATGAAACCCCCGGTGCAATCGGCTACCTGGCTCTGTCCTATCTGGATGACAGTGTGAAAACGCTTAAGCTGGACGGCGTTGAAGCGAACCAGGAGAACATTTGCACCGGCAAGTACCCGGTGTGGGCGTACGAGCACATGTATACCAAGGGAGAACCAACCGGGTTGGCCAAGGACTTTCTTGATCAAATGCTGTCCGATGAAGTGCAGAACAACCTGGTTGTTGAATTGGGCTACATCCCGGCTACTGAAATGAAGGTAGAACGGGACGCTCAGGGCAACGTAAGCAATATATAA
- a CDS encoding methyl-accepting chemotaxis protein has product MLAIPARIMAGLAGFKSGRPVNCLGDKLGFQYRILILMVSLLLAVLLMQGFSTYLVSKDLLQLYNDEMLINSAKNVAEKIDLYSSAVNSAEIMRKTNYLVKAELTAFASRGTPVQIFILDHYGKAVLATDKTNSLPEKTLKQILNARSGLAEMWGNGRKYRVAYQQIPGRNWVYVIKLAEADFLQPVIYLRNIILGLGVGALVAAFLICLRQARRFTGPLDDLCSVMAQASRGDLSVRAREKGVGLEFKVLGQSFNNMLGQLGGMINQFRDAELSLLGTSKKMRLVSQSQLEIAAATESRAVSINEVMVSVAGQVARAEKASGEMMSSAEQSVSALKTVFAKIGDNMETTSRGAITMQQLVDNIHKINEILTVIKDISQQTTLLSFNASIEAARAGEMGRGFAVVAGEVRRLADDTVAATEKVGRIVEDIREQGLKVQEHVNAAGKMVEEGSTATVKAQHALDGILDRVNITDGYIAEISHQTNEVAAGISQIAATIQQMAGVGSETGESEFSARQIADLARKLAELAEKINEHLSKFNSV; this is encoded by the coding sequence ATGCTGGCAATTCCGGCTAGAATCATGGCTGGGTTGGCCGGATTTAAATCCGGTCGGCCGGTCAATTGTCTGGGAGATAAATTAGGATTTCAGTACAGAATACTTATACTAATGGTTTCCTTACTGTTAGCTGTACTGCTTATGCAAGGATTTTCAACATATCTTGTGAGTAAAGATTTGCTGCAGCTTTATAACGATGAAATGTTAATTAACTCGGCTAAAAATGTAGCCGAAAAAATCGATCTTTACTCTTCCGCGGTGAATAGCGCGGAAATCATGCGTAAAACCAATTACTTGGTTAAAGCTGAACTGACTGCATTTGCCTCTCGGGGCACTCCCGTGCAGATTTTTATCCTGGACCACTACGGCAAGGCTGTACTGGCAACCGATAAAACCAACTCCTTGCCGGAGAAAACATTGAAACAAATATTAAATGCTCGCAGCGGCTTAGCTGAAATGTGGGGTAATGGACGGAAATACAGGGTTGCCTATCAGCAAATACCGGGCCGCAACTGGGTATATGTTATTAAACTGGCGGAAGCTGACTTTTTGCAGCCGGTTATATATCTGCGCAATATAATATTGGGTCTTGGTGTGGGGGCACTGGTTGCGGCATTTTTGATTTGCCTTAGGCAAGCACGTAGATTTACCGGGCCTTTGGATGATTTATGCAGTGTCATGGCTCAGGCCAGCAGGGGCGATTTATCCGTCAGGGCGCGGGAGAAAGGGGTAGGGTTGGAGTTTAAAGTGCTGGGGCAAAGCTTTAATAATATGCTGGGGCAGTTGGGGGGCATGATCAACCAGTTTCGTGACGCTGAGCTAAGCCTGCTGGGTACCAGCAAAAAAATGCGGCTGGTATCTCAAAGCCAGCTGGAAATCGCTGCCGCGACGGAATCCCGAGCTGTTTCCATTAATGAAGTAATGGTTTCGGTAGCCGGTCAAGTTGCCCGGGCGGAAAAGGCCAGCGGCGAGATGATGAGCTCCGCCGAACAAAGTGTGTCCGCATTAAAAACCGTATTTGCTAAAATCGGAGACAATATGGAAACCACATCCAGGGGCGCTATTACGATGCAGCAATTGGTTGATAATATACATAAAATAAATGAAATACTAACTGTAATAAAGGATATTTCCCAACAAACCACGCTTTTGTCCTTTAACGCCTCCATAGAGGCGGCCAGGGCAGGGGAAATGGGGCGGGGATTTGCAGTTGTTGCAGGTGAGGTGCGCCGGTTGGCCGACGATACTGTCGCAGCGACAGAAAAAGTGGGCCGGATTGTTGAGGATATACGTGAGCAAGGCTTAAAAGTGCAAGAACATGTAAATGCCGCCGGTAAAATGGTCGAGGAAGGATCCACGGCTACTGTAAAAGCGCAGCACGCCTTGGACGGCATTCTTGACCGGGTCAATATTACAGATGGTTATATTGCGGAAATATCACATCAAACTAATGAAGTTGCTGCAGGCATTAGCCAGATTGCGGCAACCATTCAGCAAATGGCCGGTGTTGGAAGTGAAACTGGCGAATCGGAATTTTCAGCCCGGCAAATAGCCGACTTGGCCCGGAAGCTGGCTGAGCTGGCCGAAAAAATAAATGAGCATTTAAGTAAATTTAATTCGGTTTAA
- a CDS encoding SDR family NAD(P)-dependent oxidoreductase: MKKLFDLTGKTVIVTGAASGLGQQIALGVAAYGANVIAVGSPRHSADDTIDQISKMGYIAAGLQVDVSDAIEVKQMVDYALDKFGSIDIAYNVPGINIRKEALELTEEEWDRVIRINLKGVYLCAKNIGGIMIKQRRGRMVNMSSIFGTVCMKKQIAYATSKGGINQMTKVLAVEWAPYGVTVNAIAPAYMKTPLVRQVMENKEWYDSVKNRNAMQRLGEPEEIIGPAIFLGSDASSFITGTIIYVDGGWTIL, from the coding sequence ATGAAAAAGTTATTTGATTTAACGGGTAAAACAGTTATTGTAACAGGGGCGGCTTCCGGTTTGGGGCAACAAATTGCTTTAGGTGTAGCCGCTTATGGAGCAAACGTAATTGCCGTGGGAAGTCCCCGTCATAGTGCTGATGACACAATTGATCAAATTTCTAAAATGGGCTATATAGCTGCTGGGTTACAAGTAGATGTTTCCGATGCAATTGAAGTTAAACAAATGGTTGATTATGCTTTGGATAAGTTCGGCTCGATTGATATTGCCTATAATGTACCAGGAATAAACATTAGGAAAGAGGCTTTGGAATTAACTGAAGAAGAATGGGATAGAGTCATAAGAATTAATTTAAAAGGGGTTTATCTTTGTGCAAAAAACATTGGTGGGATAATGATTAAACAGCGCAGGGGCAGAATGGTTAATATGTCATCGATTTTTGGCACTGTCTGTATGAAAAAACAAATTGCTTATGCTACCAGCAAGGGTGGGATTAATCAAATGACCAAGGTACTTGCGGTGGAATGGGCACCTTACGGGGTAACTGTCAATGCCATTGCACCAGCTTATATGAAAACCCCTTTGGTTCGCCAAGTAATGGAAAACAAGGAATGGTATGATAGTGTTAAAAATAGAAATGCAATGCAAAGGCTAGGAGAGCCTGAAGAAATTATTGGGCCGGCTATTTTTCTAGGTTCAGATGCCTCAAGTTTTATTACTGGAACCATTATTTATGTAGATGGCGGATGGACTATACTTTAA
- the pstC gene encoding phosphate ABC transporter permease subunit PstC yields the protein MNWKLFFDRAGRGLTLLCAALVILLTISIIYFISSKGLATFFVNGISPGEFLFSDQWLPERSLSEGGPQMGAAAFIIGSLLVSLLAVGISAPLGIIVAVFIVEIAPGWGQRVLQPAVELLAGIPSVVYGYIGLSLLVPFIRVYFGGGGFSLLAGFLVLSVMILPTIISVSTDSLRALPLEYKHASYALGSTRWQTIRMVLIPAARSSLITAVVLGMARAFGEALAVQMVIGNTREIPTSILSPMMTMTSAITMDMGATVMGTTWNNALWSMGLLLLLMSLFFILIIRLVVRKGAVQ from the coding sequence ATGAACTGGAAACTGTTTTTTGACAGGGCGGGACGTGGCTTAACTTTGCTCTGTGCGGCATTGGTGATTTTACTAACCATTTCTATAATTTACTTTATTAGCTCCAAAGGATTGGCTACCTTTTTTGTCAATGGAATCAGTCCCGGGGAATTTCTATTTAGTGATCAGTGGCTGCCGGAGCGAAGTTTAAGTGAGGGCGGACCGCAGATGGGTGCCGCTGCTTTCATCATCGGTTCGCTGCTGGTATCTTTGCTGGCGGTGGGTATCAGCGCTCCGCTGGGTATTATTGTAGCGGTGTTTATCGTGGAAATTGCCCCGGGCTGGGGGCAGCGGGTGCTGCAGCCCGCGGTTGAATTATTGGCCGGCATTCCGTCGGTAGTGTACGGCTATATCGGACTCAGTTTGCTGGTGCCCTTTATCAGGGTTTATTTCGGCGGTGGGGGTTTTAGCCTGCTGGCCGGTTTTTTAGTGCTGTCGGTGATGATATTGCCTACTATCATCAGTGTGTCCACGGATAGCCTGCGTGCCTTGCCGCTGGAATACAAGCATGCCTCTTATGCCCTGGGTTCCACACGCTGGCAGACTATTCGCATGGTACTAATACCGGCGGCCCGTTCGAGCCTCATTACCGCTGTGGTGCTGGGCATGGCCAGAGCCTTTGGTGAGGCGCTGGCAGTGCAGATGGTCATCGGCAATACCCGGGAAATACCTACATCCATATTAAGCCCCATGATGACCATGACCAGCGCCATTACTATGGATATGGGAGCCACCGTCATGGGTACCACCTGGAATAACGCTCTTTGGTCGATGGGCTTGCTGTTGTTGTTAATGTCTCTGTTCTTTATATTAATTATCAGGCTTGTAGTGAGAAAGGGGGCTGTCCAATGA
- the pstA gene encoding phosphate ABC transporter permease PstA encodes MNSLAKDRMATAMFWVAAGLVLLILGTLIGYIFYHGLKSVDWQFITSPSQNIRAGGGIGPQIFNSFYILFLTMAISVPIGLLAGIYLAEYAGRSPLAEAVRVAIETLTSLPSIVVGLFGLLLFVNATGWGYSLMSGALALTVFNLPFLVRVSEESIRGVSRELAEGSLALGATHWQTIWRIIMPSAFPALLTGIIITSGRVFGEAAALLYTAGMSSPALDFTNWNIFSGTSPLNPFRPAETLAVHIWKVNSEGIIPDVRRVADGSAAMLVMVVLAFNFGARSLGRYIHRRLTAA; translated from the coding sequence ATGAACTCACTGGCTAAGGATCGCATGGCTACGGCCATGTTTTGGGTGGCCGCCGGCTTGGTCTTGCTTATATTGGGCACATTAATCGGCTATATTTTTTACCACGGTTTGAAGTCCGTGGATTGGCAGTTTATTACCTCTCCGTCGCAAAATATCAGGGCGGGCGGCGGCATTGGCCCGCAGATTTTTAATTCTTTTTATATTTTATTTCTCACCATGGCTATTTCCGTGCCCATTGGTCTATTGGCCGGGATTTACCTGGCTGAATACGCCGGGCGCAGCCCACTGGCCGAAGCGGTGCGGGTGGCCATTGAGACATTGACCTCACTACCCTCCATTGTTGTGGGCCTGTTTGGCCTGCTGCTTTTTGTCAATGCCACGGGCTGGGGTTACTCACTGATGTCCGGGGCGCTGGCTTTAACGGTATTTAACCTGCCTTTTTTAGTACGGGTTTCGGAAGAGTCCATTCGTGGTGTATCCCGTGAATTGGCCGAGGGCAGTCTGGCCCTGGGTGCCACCCACTGGCAGACCATTTGGCGCATTATTATGCCCAGTGCCTTTCCCGCTTTACTAACAGGTATCATTATTACCTCGGGGCGTGTCTTCGGTGAGGCGGCGGCCTTATTATATACCGCCGGTATGAGCAGCCCGGCGCTGGATTTTACGAATTGGAATATTTTTAGCGGCACATCTCCGCTAAACCCTTTCCGCCCTGCGGAAACACTGGCGGTACACATATGGAAGGTCAACTCGGAAGGTATCATCCCCGATGTGCGGCGCGTGGCGGACGGTTCGGCAGCCATGCTGGTGATGGTGGTGCTGGCTTTCAATTTCGGTGCCCGCTCGCTGGGCCGCTACATCCACAGGCGTTTGACAGCCGCTTAA
- a CDS encoding response regulator transcription factor yields the protein MSLKILVVDDEKNILELISYNLKREGYTVFTAENGLDVLHISEEAKPDLIILDIMLPGKDGIEVCKQLRFNASTSDIPIIILSAKDEEIDKVVALEIGADDYVTKPFSIRELLARIKANLRRVMQKDEQVTQSHKETDLVFDNLRIRPQAYEVYIDEKRVELSPKEFEILNLLAANPGRVFTRDALLEKVWGFDSVRETRTVDVHIRYLRQKVEPDPANPQFIETIRGIGYRFKDR from the coding sequence ATGAGCTTGAAAATACTTGTAGTGGATGATGAGAAAAACATACTGGAGCTGATCTCATATAATCTAAAACGCGAAGGATATACGGTTTTTACCGCCGAAAACGGTCTTGATGTTTTGCACATATCAGAAGAAGCCAAACCCGACCTGATCATCCTTGATATCATGCTGCCGGGTAAGGACGGCATTGAAGTATGCAAGCAATTAAGATTTAACGCAAGCACCTCTGATATACCCATTATCATATTAAGCGCCAAAGATGAAGAAATAGACAAGGTTGTCGCACTGGAAATAGGCGCCGACGATTACGTAACCAAACCATTCAGCATACGGGAACTTCTGGCCAGGATAAAAGCTAACCTCAGACGAGTAATGCAAAAGGACGAGCAAGTAACGCAGTCTCACAAGGAAACCGACTTGGTTTTTGACAATCTCCGCATCAGACCACAAGCTTACGAAGTATACATTGACGAAAAACGAGTGGAACTTTCCCCCAAAGAATTTGAAATACTAAATTTACTGGCTGCCAACCCCGGACGTGTCTTTACCAGAGATGCGTTATTGGAAAAAGTATGGGGATTTGACAGCGTACGTGAAACCAGAACCGTGGACGTACACATAAGGTACCTGAGGCAAAAAGTTGAGCCTGATCCGGCGAATCCTCAATTTATTGAAACCATCAGAGGAATTGGCTACCGTTTTAAGGATAGGTAG
- a CDS encoding long-chain-fatty-acid--CoA ligase: MISVGKDLWAPGFTEGIVKETVNGVTVNVYADRPETVIETLQNSARRFPKKVALVMGDERITYGELNKRVNNMAYALRNEYGIKKGDRVAILLTNGIPFVISLYAVAQLGCIGVPLNTRLKSAELEFMINNSGSSLLVLNDSWWVNIKPVLNSIICCREFFVVGREIEGTRPFVGLIDTDASETVTEQIDEHDVAFIMYTSGTTGLPKGAMNTNFNVIHTMISYKRIYNLTSEDRTVIAVPLFHVTGLYAQLLTYINLGCGIVLMPIYKTDEMLRILAGEKVTSMIVVPTIYVMMLMHPEHRKYDLSHLRVAGFGGAPMSGETVRMLKDWLPGIELHNTYGLTEIASPGTCMPKEDALRKPGSIGLPFPVNKCKITDPVTGEDLPPNTEGELLINSPNLTPGYWENPEATQKAIVDGWLHTGDIAKIDEDGYVYIMDRIKDMINRGGEKIFCVEVEDVLYSHNKVMEAAVVGVPDEVFGEVVKAFIVSRPGASLDVEEVQDWVRERLAKYKVPKLVEFLTELPKNPNGKVMKNVLREMHIKN; the protein is encoded by the coding sequence ATGATTTCAGTTGGTAAAGACCTGTGGGCGCCGGGTTTTACTGAAGGTATTGTTAAAGAAACCGTCAACGGGGTAACTGTCAACGTTTATGCTGACCGACCGGAAACAGTAATCGAAACATTGCAAAACAGCGCCCGGCGTTTTCCTAAAAAAGTGGCTTTGGTCATGGGGGATGAGCGAATTACTTATGGAGAATTAAACAAGCGGGTCAATAACATGGCTTATGCCCTGCGCAATGAGTATGGCATTAAAAAAGGCGATCGGGTGGCCATTTTATTGACCAACGGTATTCCCTTTGTGATTAGCCTTTATGCCGTTGCTCAATTGGGGTGCATTGGGGTGCCGTTGAATACCAGGCTTAAGAGTGCTGAACTGGAATTTATGATTAATAATTCCGGTTCCAGCTTGTTGGTGCTCAATGACAGTTGGTGGGTGAATATAAAGCCGGTGTTAAATTCTATTATCTGCTGTCGGGAATTTTTTGTGGTCGGCCGGGAAATTGAAGGCACCAGGCCCTTTGTTGGTTTGATCGACACCGATGCTTCGGAGACCGTTACGGAACAAATTGACGAACATGATGTAGCGTTTATTATGTATACCTCCGGCACCACAGGACTACCCAAAGGGGCGATGAACACTAATTTTAACGTTATTCATACCATGATCAGTTATAAAAGAATTTATAACCTAACTTCGGAGGACAGAACAGTTATTGCTGTACCCTTGTTCCACGTTACGGGTCTTTACGCCCAATTACTAACGTATATCAATCTGGGTTGCGGCATTGTTCTCATGCCCATCTACAAAACAGACGAAATGTTACGGATACTTGCGGGGGAAAAAGTCACCAGTATGATTGTGGTACCTACTATTTATGTGATGATGTTAATGCATCCCGAACATCGTAAATATGATTTGTCACATTTACGGGTAGCGGGTTTCGGGGGAGCGCCCATGTCCGGCGAGACGGTAAGAATGCTCAAGGATTGGTTGCCGGGCATAGAGTTGCATAATACTTACGGTCTTACTGAAATTGCGTCCCCCGGGACCTGTATGCCCAAGGAGGATGCTCTTAGAAAGCCGGGGTCCATTGGCCTGCCGTTTCCAGTAAACAAATGTAAAATTACCGATCCGGTAACCGGAGAGGATTTGCCGCCCAATACCGAGGGGGAACTGTTGATTAATTCGCCCAACCTTACTCCCGGATACTGGGAAAACCCTGAGGCTACCCAAAAGGCTATCGTTGATGGCTGGCTGCACACGGGTGATATAGCTAAAATTGATGAAGATGGCTATGTGTATATCATGGACCGCATCAAGGACATGATCAACCGGGGCGGTGAAAAAATTTTTTGCGTTGAAGTGGAAGATGTTCTTTACAGCCATAACAAGGTTATGGAAGCTGCGGTGGTGGGCGTGCCGGATGAAGTTTTCGGTGAGGTTGTGAAAGCTTTCATTGTTTCTCGCCCGGGCGCTTCCCTGGATGTTGAAGAGGTGCAAGATTGGGTACGAGAGCGGTTGGCCAAATATAAAGTGCCAAAGCTTGTTGAGTTCTTAACCGAACTGCCCAAAAACCCCAATGGGAAAGTAATGAAAAATGTTTTGCGGGAAATGCATATTAAAAATTAG